The DNA window caaacattacaaaataaaatttaagataaagcaaaaactcTCATATTGCAGTTGGATACTGCAGCTCAAGAGGAGGGTTGACACAAGAATCAGACCCACTCATTGTCACACTCAGGAGtctcataaaaatactaagttaGTAGCTATAATACCAGCAAAGGACCTGCAGCAGACCCTTGCAGGCCCTAtgcttgctgctttagtctcGGTGAGTTCATATATCCCCTTCAGTGACCTCCAGAAGGAGGCTCTGGAGAGTCTCTGCTGCCCCCTAGTGGCCATCCCGGCCCCTATCTCTCCCCACACCTGGTTCTTTGACCCTATCTGGTCCCATTTAGCAAACTCATCCTCTaaatccagactggcctcagcaGAAAACAAGGGATTGGGGAGGACAGCATTAGGTCTGGTGTGGGCAGATGCATGTCAGGCTACtggagaaagagagtaggcaCAGACAGCTTGCATAAAGCGTATATATGACCGGACAAACCCCGAGATCTGCTCAGAGACATGAAGAGATCCTACAGGCCAGGGCAGAAGGCCAGAGAGTCCCttggttttgctttctgcttAGATTTGGCATTGTTTTATGTTTACAGTGTTAAGGACAGACCCCAGAGGTCAGAGTACtcttttttaagatatttttatttatcgtctttgtgtgtgtgtgtgtcgttgGGGTGTATAGGGCACACAGGAGCCAGAACatacatgaaggtcagaggacatcagCTCCTTCACTTGTGGCATCAGCTCTCTGCACGTTTGTGTTGGCTCTGGGGAAGGAACACAAGTCTCCAGGCTTTACAGAGCACTGACCCATATTACCAGCCCCTTTTTacatggcaaaaacaaacaaacaaacaaaaaaccctgaagacaaaggggctggagagatggtgcccatatttgtttgtttgtttgttttgttcttttttttgagacagggtttctctgtgtaaccctaactgtcctggaactcactctgtagaacaggctgaactggaactcacagagatccacctgcctctgcctccctgagtgctgagattaaaggcttttgCAATTACTGCCGgacatttttgcttattttttgtcTTGATGAACTGTCTAACtctagtctcaggggatctgacacccttttctggcctcagcagACACCAGGAATGTACGTGttacacagatacatgcaggcaaaacactcatacatataatacacataaaacacattttttggttgttggggtttttttagatgtatttattatatgtgtacagtgttctgcttgcacacTAGAAGGgggaaccagacctcattacagatgtaatgtgaaccaccatgtggttgctgggaattgaactcaggacctttggaagagcagcctgtgctcttaaccactgagccatctcttcagccccattgttttgttttttaagacagggtctctctatagctttggagcctgtcctggaactcactctgtagaccaggctgtcctcaaattcaaagagatctgcctgtctctgcctcccaaatgctgagattaaaggtctgtgccaccaccgccaagccacgttttttgtttgtttgttttgtttttttcaagacagggtttctctgtgtagcaaccctacctgacctggaactcactatgtagaccaggttggccttgaactcacagagatccattgcctcggcctcccaaatgctgggattaaaggcatgtaccaccaccacccagtccataaagcaatttaaaaaaaagttagaacTAAGGCCCTATCAATGAGTGATAGttatgtggcttgggcagtttgtggggccactagcaatgaaaccagtatttatccctagtgtaagaactggctttttggatcccattccctatggagggataccttgctcagcctagatacggGGAGAGGGCCTTGCTCCTGCCTCTAGTGATGTGACAGACTCTGAATCCCCATGAGGttcaccctttctgaggaatggatggggggggagtggagtggggagagggtgtgggaggaggggagggagaaggaactgagattagtatataattttttttaaaaaaattgtttaaaaaaataaaaatgtaaaaaaaaaaatggttaaaccaggtggtggtggtggctcttgtctttaatcccagcacttgggagacagaggcaggcggatctctgtgagttcgaggccagcctggtctacaagagctagttccaggacaggctccaaagctacagagtaaccctgtctcgaaaaaaaaatctagacgaATGCTTCCCCAAATTACTTTCTAGAGTAACAGAGGTATTCTGCATGGCTAGATTCCCCAATACTTTTTACTACATCTTGACAGTTTTAGCCTGTGACCCCATGCCAGCTTTGAACTTAGGGTCTTGACCCTTCAAGCACCAGGGTAGCTGAGACTACAGGCCTGACCCATGCCTAGAGTAAACCTGTTGCCGGAAGTCTGAAAAGGCTATGGACTGCATGATTCCCACTGCTCGGCCTTCTGGAATAGGCATCCTGGAGATGGTGGGAAAGACTGGTTGCTCAGCTCCGTGGTGCCAACAGCTGAGGAGCAGTTCCTAGGCATGGCCACAAGTGGGCACTGTGAGGGCTCAGGTTTTAGtcggtttgtttttgcttttggagacagggtttttctgcggagccctgactgtcctggaacttactctgtaggccaggctgggctccaactcaagagattccccctgcctctgcctcacggtCCTGGAAAtgatggtgtgtgccaccaccactgtgtGTTCTCAAGCAGTCCAGAAAGGCTGGCCTAAAGTCcatccttctaccatgtgggctctggggatggcATTcatgtcttcaggcttggcagcagtcacctttgcacactgagccatcttgccagctatctgccttgctttttgagacCATCAGAACGTGGACTGTGTGATTCAGCTGTACTTGTTGGCCCCAGagatcttcacctctccagctccagagttAGAGGTCCAGGACCACACCATGACAACTAGCTTTTTGCTTGGGTACTAAGGAGATCGTGTTTGGACACAAAATTAAACTTTTCCAGTCCCTTGCCCTTTCTGAGCTGAAGGACCAAGTTTCTCAATTCAGAAGGAAGTAAATTATACAAGTGTCCTCATGTGACCTTTGCCATGGGACGGTGAGACTACAGACCCAGCAATTCCAGGCCTTGGTCCATAGCAAAAGAACTGAGCATGGGTGTTTAGACACAATAGGTGAATGGTAGACACAACGCAACAGGTATCTATCTGATGAAGTACCGTGTAGCTATCAACATTAATGACATACTGGGGGTGGAGGAAACAGGGACAGATCCTGTGAAGTCTTGAGCatccaggaggtggaggcaggatttgACTTCAAGGGGTTGTCCTTTGCAAcgtagaaagttcaaggccagcctgatgtctGCAAGCTTGACAAAAATCGAGGAAAAAATGGGAGATGGGGGAATTACCATCTATTCTAaatgctgggcagtagtggcacatgcttttaatcccagtatttggaaggcagaaacaggcagatagatctctgtgatgagttggaggccagcctggtctacagagcaaattccaggacaggctccaaagctacacagagaaaccctgtgttggagaaaaaaattatatatatagtgtgtgtgtgttttgcctgcatgcatatgcactatgtgcatgcctgaagaggtcaaccagatcctctagaactggagtcacagctgGTTGTGGgtcacagtgtgggtgctgggaactgaacccatggtcctctggaaagagaagccagtgagAGATGGCTCTACGGCTGACTATGAGTGGAACCATTTCCTGAACACAGAACTTTCGACTATATGAGCTGAGCAGGAGGGTCActctgttctgtttttaatttttccaagacagggtttctctctgtaacagccatagctgtcctggaactagctcttgtagaccaggctggccacaaactcagagatccacctgcctctgtctcccgagtgtcactgtttcttacatttttacttgcctgtgtgtgtgctcatgcatgcgCGCACTCCAGAGTATTTGCCAAAGCAGgcaatggaggtcagaggataagctgcagctggttctctccttccacaatgtgggtcCCAAGGAAGAAACTCAGCTATCAGTCTTGGCAGGAAGGGCCTTCACCTTCTGAGCCGATTCCCCagccccatctctgcttcccgacAGCAGAATCAATGTGGCCAGCCTCTTCAAGCTCCTGCTATGTTGGCTTCCCTGCCAGGATGAACTGTGACCCAGAACTGTGACCAAAATAAACTGCTTCTGCCTTGAGTTGCCTCATCCAACTTTTATTTAACTGGGAACATTTGGCAGTCTGAGCTGCAGAAGGGAAACCAAGGCAAAAGGGTAGGTGGGAGACGCGGAGGAATTCAGGGAGAggtgaggaagggggagaagggcagggcagggtgtgTGCACAGGTGGATTCTGGGGAGGCACACCCCCTCACAGAGGTGATCTCTGGCCTGACTTGGTGGCCGCAGGAGCATCGAGGAAGGACCACAGGTCTTTGAGACATTTCAGTCCTTCCTGTCATAAGGCGGCTGCCAGGAGGTCTCAGgactgggggagagagagagagagagagagatgtcagCTTCCGAGGCAGAGGAGAGCAGACTATACTATAGGAGGGAAgcaaagccaggtgtgggggcATATTCCTGCAGccgtggcaatcctcctgcctcagcctctcaagtgttccttttacagatgagaaactgGGTGTGGCTGAGCTGAAACTGTAACTAGATTCCTGGTACAAAGCATGCTGGGAGTGGGCATCTAGTCCACCTGGTGTGGGATGTGATACCCAGTTCTAGACCAAGGTACAGGAACTAATACCAGGgcagagaggatggaaggaagtATCTTCTGGGTTGTAGAGTGAGAAACTAGGACTTAGCTCCGACTGGGCCAGCAAGTGCCGCCCAGTTGTCGGGGCTGAGTTTAGAGCACACGCGGAACAACTGGCAAGAAAACAAAGTCAAGGCTCTACTGTTGAGTTCAAACCAGCCCAGCCAACCAGACAGAACTGTCTCAAATAAaggtagctcaggggtagagctcCTGCTGAGAACCCCTGTGTGTGACTTACTGGTAgagtccctgcctagaatcccccagtgaggggctggggtgtggctcagtggtagagcttttgcctagcatgcatgaagcacAGTTCAActcctagttaaaaaaaaaaaagccatgcaatggtggttcacacctttattcccaacactacAGATAGagagttcaagattagcctggtctacaattcACCTGgaatagccagggctattaactgtctcaataaatcaaaataaataaataaaatcaatgcaTTAAAAACCTGTTTTCTATCAAAGGGACAAAGGCAACAAACTGCCAAGGCTCTTGAGCagttattgttatatttattcattttgtgtgtcaGTGTTTGTGTGTAAGAACCTGAGTGCTTGgcgcccatggaggtcagaagagtacATTAGATTCCCTTGAATTGGAGTTAGGAATTATTGTAAATCACAGCAtggtgctggaaatagaacctAGGTCTTTggcaagaacaacaagtgctcttaacccaaaCCACCTCCACACAAACTGTGTAGCTAAGGAGGATTCTCAGGATTGAATAAGAATCCAACTTAAGGATgacttcttgatcctcctgcccctacttCCAAAATGTTCAGATCACAGGCTGCCCCACGATGCccattctttttttatgttttattttgttttgtgttttatgtgcatgcagtgtttgtctgcatgtatgtctgtgcaccatgtgtgtgcagtgccctcagagccagaagaggatgttagattctctggaactggagttataggtaacTGTGAACCACCTCATCAGCACTGAGggctgaacctgtgtcctctgtaagagcagccagtgctcttaaccatggagacatctctccagcaccactgtTTTGATTTATTCAGGCATAGACTCAGGAGGTGTTCattcctgctctcctgagtgctgggattcaagggaTGAGTCACTCCACCCAGTTATggagtgctggagatggaaccctgAACTTCCTGTgtggtaggcaagcactccaccacctAAACCACATCCTCAACAATAACCTGACTTCCTTTAGCATCTTCCATTCCAGAATCAAGAAGGTCACTTAAGGCAAGCCCCTTGCCCTCATCACCTCCACAGTACCACTCCGTGACCCCTTAGGTATGATCCCTTCTGGCTTCAGGGGATCCTGGGATGTGGCCATTTCTCACTCTCCACTCTGAGAGTCCATACAACACCCCAAGATGGTACCCAATCTCCCAGCAGCCCACTTacccctgcctccaggtctcACTGGCACTGAGCCAGGGCAGCTTTGATGGCTGCTACCAGTTTCCGAAACTTGCTTTCTGTATCCACGTAGCCATCACCTCTCTGAAGAGAGAATAGAGGAGAGGGTTGAGCTAGGTCTCACACACTGAGGCCATAGGCCATGTGACTCCCCACCCCCGATGAGACAGATTTACCTTCTTGGAGTGAACCAACTTCCCTGCTACTGTCACTTCAAAGAACCCGGTGACCTGGGGAGTCCCCTCGCCACACTGAGGAAAAAAGAGGGGGTGGAGATGTCCTCTTAGGCATACCCTCCCTCCCATGTCCCAGGGAGTGAAGAATATAAGTCAAAAAGATAAGTCAAAAGACTGGCCTAACCCACCCACACTGCCTCCCAGTTCCAAATGACAAAAAAAGGAATCCGTGTAATTCCATCCCCATTCCAAGACTCACAATGTCCAGGCATCCGGGGAACTCATGTTCTAGCTTCTCCTTGAGCTGGAGATACTGAAAACGGggcatggggggaggggtcagAGCCAGGCCCAAGAAATCCTCCCCTTGGTATGCCCATCCTGACCTACTTCAAGACACTCCTGAGAAACGTCACTCACCTTGGGCTTGTAGCCTCAAGCTCCACTGGTAGGTGAATCCAGGGTTGTCACAGTCCACCAGGGCAGCATGGATCCAAGACAGCACAGGTGTCCAAGTGAGGCAGGCAACAGGCGAGACGAAGGGGCGCAGGGACAGATAGAGAGATACCCAGATGAGAATGCAGGGGAGGTGGCAAAGGCCCATAAGAGGGGGAAGATAGATATCACACAAGAGATGGGTAACAGTGCAGAGAGACACGCAGAAAGCCAGCACCAAACaagagagaccagaggaggaggggagggagcgggACACCGAGATgacagagggagggaaacagagggaTGTGAATTAGGACAAAAGCTGCCTCCGTAGAATCTCACCCACCCACTCCCCTGCCTGGCTGTCGCTCAGGAATCCCAACTCTCCTCAGCACCCAGTATGAAACACAAGCTCCTCAGCTCCAACCCACCCCCACAGACCATTCCGAGCTGGAATCTGGTGCAGTGGCCTCATGGGAGCAATGTATCAAAGCAGGCTTTCAAAGACACCCTGAAAACTGGGACTGATCAGAGAGCCCTCAAAGCGGATGAGAGGACCACACGGAGGACCAGGGAACCCAGATTCAAGTTATAGCATCATCTGTAGTAGGACCTCAAACTAGCCCTGCCTCATTCCCAGCCTGGGTTTCATACCCTATAAAATGGAGATGGCTACCCCTCCCTCAAGGGCTTTCAGGGGTAGGGAATCCATCTAGCAGGCACTTATTAACCACTGCATGCTGGCTGAGTATTagctgcagaagaaaaaaaaaatcaagaaaaagaaaaatctagcaGGGCACAACTATAGTTGCTGACAGGTTAGCTGCCACCATCACCCCTTTCACACTACAGAAGGGGAACTAGGGCCAGAAAAGGAGTGGGGTCAACAGCACCAGCACCCACTCATCAGAGGCCAGGAAgagttattttattctgtttgtttttattgatgggaactgaacccagggcctggcgaattccaggcaaatgctctaccactgagctacatcctcatgCCTATTATCCACCCCACACGACCCCCTTTTCTCCTttagagaaagggtctcactatgtagccctggttgcctGGACCTGGCTAAGGGGATCATGCTGACTTGGAACTCGgagttccatctgcctctgctgtgattgaaggtgtgcaccaccaccacccctcagtGGCTCAACTCGCCCTTTTTCAGGTACACACTGGGAGGGGTGAGCAAAAGTAACTCGCACTACAGTGCAGATACAGGGCATCCCCAGAGCTCCCGAAAGCGCTTATATGCCAACCCACCACGACACCATGTATCCAAGTCTTTCCTATACCCCACAGAACAGACTCCATCCAGCCTTCTCTAACCCGGTGCTGctcagaaagggggaagggaaaccGCCTGTCGACAGGCAAAGGTCCCCAGAGAAACCCGATGctaccttcccctcccctcagcgCTGAGTCAGATGACCAAAAGAACCCAAGCATCATTTTCCACTAATACAGGGTAAGAGGCCCCAGCTGTCAGATGCTCTGTTATTTCCACCTCACCCACTTGGAAGTCCCTCCCTATGGTGGGGTCTGGGGTGCAGTAACCGTACACAGTCCCTGGTGGAAAGGCTGGGGAGCAGGGAAGGGCACAAAAGATGGGGAGCTGGGAAGGGAGTCCCTGGCACAACGGACGGGGAACagggaatggggaggggagagtctgTAGTCAACGAGACTTACCAATACACAACTCGAACGGCGAGCGCCATTGCTCCAGATCGCATCCACGCACAGCGCGAGGACCCGACCCACGAGCAACGAGGACCTCGAGGTCTGGGTTTGGGGCCGTGCGCACAGCCCTACTCCCTCAAGAGGTGGAGCAAACCAAGTGTGCGGCGTGGGGGGATCAGGATAGCGGGGACCGAGGCTCCGGTACACGGCGAGGGCTGTGACCACAAATGTGACCCCTCACCCAGAAGCCCATTTTGTTCCCTTGATATCCCAGGGTTGTCTCCATAGATGGCGTCTTTAGGACCAGTCACCTGTTGAGCCCCTCACTGTCGCTCCTTCTTGCTAGAATGGTTCAGACCTCAGGGCGGTGGCTCGAGGCAGAGAATTGGCTGAGACTGAAGTTCAGTTACAGTGTGTCTGGGAGGTGCTGCGGTGGGAAATTGAGGCGCACAACGCATGATCCCCATCCTCCTCCGGGGACAGGCAATTGGGGTGGGGAGTCCCAGCCCTGGATAATTCGGGATAGTTGGACCCTAGGTTTGAAAAAGTGAAGCTGGGAGTCCCAGCGTCGCAGAGTGCACTTCAGACCTAGCTGTCTCAACACCGCCTGGCAGTCGGACCCCAGGATACCCCCCCAAAAGCGTGGGGCCCCTCATTTTTCGCTTTCGCGCCATCTCCCAGAAGAAGGGTACATAGAAAGTGCTGGAATGGGGcttgggctgtagctcagttggtagagtactttccTAGGATGTGTGAAATCCTGGTGTAGATCCCCAGGACTACAGAAACAGAGGgcggtggcacaagcctgtaattccagcacgtgggaagGAGACGACGTGAagaattatgagttcaaggttatcctcgcTAGTCTTGGCTACATTAGCAGTTGTCtaaaagagacaataaaaaagccaggtgtgaaccgggcggtggtagcgcatgcctttaatcccagcactcgggaggcagagccaggcggatctctgtgagttcaaggccagcctagtctacaagagctagttccaggctccaaaactacagagaagccctatgCCGAGAGATCTCTGAGTCTgtgcccagcctgggctacgtagagAATCCCAGAGCAGAcggtctacatagagagactgtctccaaaataaagtGAAAGGACAATCTGATTTAAGGGTTTAGGACTCCtgagcttctgtttctcttcatggAAGCTGGGCAGATTCACTCGCAGGAGGTATTTGTTCACGCGGAAATTACGTATTGCTGTCTAGTTTCTTGTCCTCCACACTCTATGGATGCACACCCGCACATCATAACCCAACCCCTGCCAAGGATGGCTCTCCAGGAGAGATATTTATCTCACCTgacattctttgttttgtttgtttggttggttggtttggtttggtttttgaggggtttattttttgaaacaaggtttctctgtgtagctctggctgtcctggaactcatgctgtagaacaggttagccttgaactcacaggcatctgcttgcctctgtctccaagtgctggaatactGTCTGACTCCTTACCTGATAGTCTGTAACTGACATCACTGGTTACCCCCACCAATGGCCAACCAGGGGCCAAATAAGGAAATACCAGTATCCTTCCCACCTGGCCTCGTTTGTACCCTATCAGTATCCTAGCCTGTATGCAGAGGGTGGACTTTGAGTCTCccacagaataataaaatttgaaCCATTCATTTCCCCCTTGACCTCACAGGAGTGAGTTGGCAACCGGGGATTCAGAGGCCAAAGCCATAAGAAAATTGTACTTTCCTAAAAGGATGGGGTGTTCATGCACTCAGATTCCTGGAAAGAATTAGAGCTGGAATCTGGCATGTGTGCTGGGGAGAACTTAATGAGGATAACCAGAAGCTTTCCTCTGTCCTCACTGATCATTTCTGGCAGGCTAAGTGCAgtgtcccttcctctctgtctgcagAGCATCGGCCTGTGCTCACAGTCTGAAAAGGAATAATAAGCCAGTCTTTGAGAGCAATGAACATAGTCAGATGGAAATGCTTCATAGCTCGCGTTCTCCTATGGTTCCCAACATCCTTGGGACAACCATCCCACGATACATGGGCCTAGCGGGCCACTGTGGCCCTTTCTCCCCTGTGAGAGGGACCACTGAGGTTCTAGCAGGGACCTCAGCCACAttcctgcctcagggcctttgcaggGGCTGGTTTAATTCTCACCCCGACTCCTGCTTTTCCTCCAAGAATCAGCTGCAGCACGGACGGAAAGCAATTCCTTCTTGAGAAGTCTGCCTTGTGCACAACACAGCCAGACCCATTTACTTGCCCTTACAAagtgcctcccccccccacacacactgcgACTTGAACTGCAGACTTACCTCATTTCACTCCCGGAGACCAGAAATCTGAGATCAAGGCAGCTGTGGGGTTGGTTACATCTGGGACTGAAGGGAAAACTCTGACCCTTGCCTCTGGTGTCACTTCTGCTGGTCACTGGCCATCTTTGGAGCTGCTCAGCTTACAGGAGAATTATTTACCagttaaagagatggctcagtggttaagagtaaaggatgtgtgccatcaccgcctggctaggaaattctttaaaataaaataaatggctcatttattttttaaacttaatttaaaatcttGGTCAGTTGTAAATTACATCCTTTGAACAATATAACTTCCTAAGCTCCAGGAATCATACTCATAAAGTGCTTACTACGCCTAAGCATGAGggtcctgagttcgatccccagtgCTGACTGACACAAGCTGCTAAGCTTGGTGTGGTATCTGTAagctcagcactggagagggaggaCAAGTGGAGGCCAAATTTAGAACtttaggttcaatgagagaccctttcttaaaGAAAGATTGGGGGTTTATAGAGTAtcacagtggcagagcacttgcccagcatgcaactggttctgggttcaaccccccagcaccaccaaaaaacaaaaggaacaataCAGTGGAGAACAACTGAGAAAGAGCCTGACCTCTGGCCTGTGTACACAAAACATAtacagacattcacacacacgcatgcacactcaATGAGTACAAACATAAATCACATAATAGGTAGTATTAAAGACATTcactcttcttttttatattatttatttattatttcattacttccattcttactatttatttaatgctttttcgagatagggtttctctgtgtactcctggctgtcctggaacttgctctatagatcaggctggccttgaactctaagaGATCCACATGCTTCTAGATCCACGTGCTTCTTAGCTTCTCcggagttctggaattaaaggagtgcaccactactgccaaggcttttttctattttttgaaaacagggtctcataaatttggcatggtggcatacatctttaatcccagcactcaagaagcagagaggcaagcagaactctgtgagctccaaa is part of the Arvicola amphibius chromosome 8, mArvAmp1.2, whole genome shotgun sequence genome and encodes:
- the Selenow gene encoding selenoprotein W produces the protein MRSGAMALAVRVVYCGAUGYKPKYLQLKEKLEHEFPGCLDICGEGTPQVTGFFEVTVAGKLVHSKKRGDGYVDTESKFRKLVAAIKAALAQCQ